One window of Chamaesiphon minutus PCC 6605 genomic DNA carries:
- a CDS encoding UDP-glucose dehydrogenase family protein translates to MRVCTIGTGYVGLVTGACLAHIGHDVICVDNNPEKVELMKSGHSPIYEPGLSEIMKSAMAANRLQFTTDLGAGIEHGEILFIAVGTPPLPNGSSDTQYVEAVAKGIGQHLNGEYKVIVNKSTVPIGSGDWVKMLVLDGVAERTKQPLLVGGGDTPPPTQLTPQFDVVSNPEFLREGSAIYDTLNPDRIVLGSNNQQAIDLMLKLYSPIIDRECAEDTSLPPVAVLATDLGSAEMIKYAANAFLATKISFINEIANICERVGADVTQVSKGIGLDSRIGNKFLNAGIGWGGSCFPKDLAALIHTGADYGYDARLLKAAVSVNQQQRTLVIQKLQNSLKILKGKTIGLLGLTFKPDTDDLRDAPALDIIHILIELGAKVKAYDPIISPQSSINPHLVNVNLVSSPQLLATDSDALVLMTEWSEFQEINYQHLAGLMRSPIVVDCRNFLSPTKLAEAGFNHIGIGC, encoded by the coding sequence ATGCGCGTTTGTACTATCGGAACTGGTTATGTTGGTTTAGTAACTGGAGCTTGTTTGGCACACATCGGCCATGATGTCATTTGTGTAGATAACAATCCTGAAAAAGTAGAATTGATGAAATCCGGACACTCGCCAATCTACGAGCCTGGATTGTCAGAGATCATGAAATCGGCCATGGCTGCCAATCGGCTGCAATTTACTACCGATCTCGGTGCGGGTATCGAGCATGGCGAGATTCTATTTATTGCCGTCGGGACGCCCCCATTACCCAATGGTTCGAGCGATACTCAATATGTCGAAGCTGTTGCCAAAGGCATCGGTCAACACCTCAACGGGGAATATAAAGTAATCGTCAACAAATCTACCGTGCCGATTGGCTCTGGCGACTGGGTAAAAATGTTGGTGCTAGATGGTGTCGCCGAACGCACCAAACAACCGCTACTCGTCGGCGGTGGCGATACCCCTCCCCCCACACAATTGACCCCGCAGTTTGACGTCGTCAGCAACCCAGAATTTTTACGCGAGGGTTCGGCGATTTATGATACGCTCAATCCCGATCGAATTGTTTTAGGCAGTAATAACCAGCAAGCGATCGACCTAATGCTAAAGTTATACTCACCCATCATCGACAGAGAGTGTGCTGAAGATACTAGTCTGCCACCTGTAGCCGTACTGGCAACAGACCTCGGTTCGGCAGAAATGATCAAGTATGCTGCCAACGCGTTCTTGGCTACCAAAATTAGCTTTATTAACGAGATTGCCAATATCTGCGAGCGGGTAGGTGCCGATGTCACGCAGGTATCCAAAGGGATCGGCTTGGATTCTCGCATTGGTAATAAATTTTTGAATGCTGGCATCGGTTGGGGCGGATCTTGTTTCCCTAAAGATTTAGCCGCACTCATCCACACTGGGGCGGATTATGGCTATGACGCGCGATTGCTCAAGGCAGCGGTGAGCGTCAATCAACAGCAACGAACGCTCGTAATTCAAAAGTTGCAAAATTCACTCAAAATTCTCAAAGGTAAAACGATCGGTCTACTGGGATTGACCTTTAAACCCGATACGGATGATTTGCGAGATGCACCAGCACTTGATATAATCCACATACTGATCGAGCTTGGTGCTAAAGTTAAGGCATACGACCCAATTATTTCGCCTCAATCCTCAATCAATCCACATCTAGTTAATGTTAACTTGGTTAGCAGCCCACAGTTATTAGCAACCGACAGTGATGCGCTCGTACTAATGACAGAATGGTCTGAGTTTCAAGAGATAAACTATCAACATCTAGCAGGGCTAATGCGCTCTCCCATCGTAGTTGATTGTCGAAATTTTCTATCCCCAACAAAGCTAGCCGAAGCAGGCTTCAACCATATTGGTATCGGTTGCTAA
- the murA gene encoding UDP-N-acetylglucosamine 1-carboxyvinyltransferase, with translation MLATEKSVIHIWGQHPLSGEVKISGAKNSALVVMAGALLCSTGCRLQNIPGLVDVDKMCQIIEALGVKIERNGEVLDFDTTGFNCHTPPFELVSKLRAAFFAIGPILARLGVAKVPLPGGCSIGARPVELHVRGLQAMGAHVEIEHGIVNAFVTGSNKRLQGAKIYLDYPSVGATETLMMAATLAEGETILENAAKEPEVVDLANFCIAMGAQIFGAGTDRITIVGVDKLHEADYSIIADRVEAATFLVAGAITNSELSLYPVIPDHLTAAVAKLDQIGAKVVIDAPDRMRVIPTGTLKGTDIETLPYPAFPTDMQAQFMAMLAVSEGSSVITETVFENRLQHVAELKRMGANIRVKGNHAIVEGVPLLSGATVTATDLRASAALVLAGLAAQGKTTIQDLHHLDRGYDCLEAKMRNLGAKIERVRVNAEGEIVYRYADEVVRV, from the coding sequence ATGTTAGCAACAGAAAAGTCTGTGATTCACATCTGGGGTCAACACCCATTGTCTGGAGAAGTCAAAATCAGTGGTGCGAAGAATTCCGCCTTGGTTGTCATGGCTGGTGCCTTGCTGTGCTCGACTGGATGTCGGCTCCAAAATATCCCCGGACTGGTCGATGTCGATAAGATGTGCCAGATTATTGAAGCCTTGGGAGTCAAGATCGAGCGTAATGGCGAAGTTTTGGATTTCGATACCACTGGATTCAACTGTCATACACCGCCCTTTGAATTGGTTTCCAAGTTGCGGGCGGCTTTTTTTGCGATCGGGCCGATTTTAGCGCGGTTAGGGGTTGCTAAGGTCCCATTACCAGGCGGCTGCTCGATCGGCGCGCGTCCGGTAGAATTACACGTTCGCGGCTTGCAAGCGATGGGCGCGCATGTCGAAATCGAGCATGGAATTGTCAATGCTTTTGTGACTGGCTCGAACAAACGCCTGCAAGGGGCGAAGATATATCTGGACTACCCAAGTGTCGGCGCGACCGAAACATTGATGATGGCGGCGACGCTAGCCGAGGGTGAGACGATTTTAGAGAACGCAGCTAAGGAACCGGAAGTTGTCGATTTAGCCAATTTCTGTATTGCTATGGGCGCGCAGATTTTCGGGGCGGGTACAGATCGGATTACGATCGTCGGCGTCGATAAGCTACACGAGGCCGATTATAGTATCATTGCCGATCGCGTCGAAGCAGCGACATTTTTGGTGGCTGGCGCGATTACCAATTCGGAGTTGAGTCTGTATCCAGTCATCCCCGATCATCTCACCGCCGCAGTCGCGAAGTTAGATCAAATCGGCGCGAAAGTAGTCATAGATGCCCCAGATCGGATGCGGGTAATTCCCACGGGCACGCTCAAAGGGACGGATATCGAGACCCTGCCTTATCCAGCTTTTCCGACCGATATGCAAGCCCAGTTTATGGCCATGCTCGCCGTGAGTGAAGGTAGTAGTGTCATTACCGAAACCGTATTTGAAAATCGGCTCCAACATGTGGCCGAACTCAAACGGATGGGTGCCAATATTAGGGTCAAAGGCAATCATGCGATCGTCGAAGGCGTACCGTTATTATCGGGTGCGACTGTCACCGCAACGGATTTGCGCGCTTCGGCTGCGCTGGTACTAGCTGGTTTGGCCGCTCAAGGCAAAACCACGATTCAAGACCTCCATCACCTCGATCGCGGTTACGATTGTCTCGAAGCCAAAATGCGCAATCTCGGAGCCAAAATCGAACGGGTACGGGTCAATGCTGAGGGTGAAATTGTCTATCGCTATGCAGATGAAGTCGTGCGGGTGTAA
- a CDS encoding UDP-glucuronic acid decarboxylase family protein, translating into MRILVTGGAGFIGSHLIDRLMKEQHEVICVDNFYTGTKSNISKWIGHPNFESIRHDITEPIRLEVDRIYHLACPASPVHYQSNPIKTTKVSFLGTSNMLGLAKRVKARFLLASTSEVYGDPDVHPQPEEYHGNVNTIGIRSCYDEGKRIAETLSFDYHRQHGVEIRVARIFNTYGPRMLENDGRVVSNFIAQSLQGKPLTVYGEGSQTRSFCYVSDLVDGLMKLMDGDHTGPINLGNPEEYTILQLAQKIRDRMNPGQDIIFQPLPQDDPKQRKPDITKAKTLLGWEPTISLETGLTETIAEFTQRLKV; encoded by the coding sequence ATGCGAATTTTAGTTACAGGTGGTGCGGGCTTTATTGGTTCTCATCTGATCGATCGACTGATGAAAGAGCAGCATGAAGTAATCTGTGTAGATAATTTTTACACTGGAACAAAAAGCAATATCAGTAAATGGATCGGTCATCCTAATTTTGAATCGATCCGTCACGATATTACCGAGCCGATTCGCCTCGAAGTAGATCGGATTTATCATTTAGCTTGTCCCGCATCACCCGTACACTATCAATCTAACCCGATTAAAACTACTAAAGTCAGTTTCCTGGGCACCTCCAATATGTTGGGACTAGCCAAACGCGTCAAGGCTAGATTTTTGCTGGCTTCGACCTCAGAAGTGTACGGCGATCCTGACGTCCACCCACAGCCCGAAGAATATCATGGTAACGTCAATACCATTGGCATTCGATCGTGTTATGACGAAGGTAAACGGATCGCAGAAACTCTCAGTTTTGATTACCATCGCCAGCATGGTGTCGAGATTCGGGTAGCACGTATCTTTAATACCTATGGGCCGCGCATGTTAGAAAACGACGGTCGCGTCGTCAGTAATTTTATCGCTCAATCTCTGCAAGGAAAACCATTAACGGTCTATGGAGAAGGCAGCCAAACTCGGAGTTTTTGTTATGTCAGCGATCTAGTTGATGGCTTAATGAAATTGATGGATGGCGACCATACTGGGCCGATCAATCTCGGTAACCCTGAAGAGTATACCATTCTGCAACTCGCTCAAAAAATTCGCGATAGAATGAACCCCGGTCAAGACATAATCTTTCAGCCATTACCGCAAGACGATCCCAAACAGCGTAAGCCAGACATTACCAAGGCGAAAACATTGCTAGGCTGGGAGCCGACAATCTCGCTAGAGACAGGTTTGACTGAAACGATTGCCGAATTTACGCAACGGCTAAAGGTTTAA
- a CDS encoding peroxiredoxin: MQLRLGDTVPNFTQATTQGEIDFFEWAGNSWVILFSHPKDFTPVCTTELGEVAKLKPEFDKRNVKPIALSVDDVDSHNGWVGDILETQGSALNYPIIADPDKKVSDLYDMIHPNANAMVTVRSVFIIDPNKKLRLTLTYPPSTGRNFDEILRVIDSLQLTDNYSVATPANWTDGGDCVVVPSISTEEAKVKFPKGITELKPYLRMTPQPDK; this comes from the coding sequence ATGCAGCTAAGATTAGGGGACACCGTTCCCAACTTCACCCAAGCTACTACCCAGGGCGAGATCGATTTCTTTGAATGGGCTGGAAATAGCTGGGTAATTCTCTTCTCCCACCCCAAAGATTTCACTCCAGTTTGTACGACAGAATTGGGAGAAGTAGCTAAATTAAAACCAGAATTTGACAAACGTAACGTTAAACCGATCGCACTGAGTGTCGATGATGTAGATTCTCATAATGGTTGGGTAGGTGATATCCTCGAAACCCAAGGTTCCGCACTCAACTATCCCATTATTGCCGATCCAGACAAGAAAGTTTCCGACTTGTACGACATGATTCACCCTAATGCAAATGCCATGGTGACTGTCCGTTCGGTATTCATTATCGACCCCAACAAGAAACTGCGTCTGACCCTGACTTATCCTCCCAGTACCGGACGGAATTTTGACGAGATCCTACGGGTCATCGATTCGCTCCAACTCACCGATAACTACAGCGTGGCAACTCCAGCTAACTGGACGGATGGCGGTGATTGCGTGGTAGTACCCTCGATTTCTACCGAAGAAGCCAAGGTCAAGTTTCCTAAAGGTATCACCGAACTCAAGCCTTATCTGCGGATGACTCCTCAGCCAGATAAGTAA
- a CDS encoding transposase family protein has product MKNPLEYIENYPERTKQIIGINYEQWSALVEIAKIEEERLRLAHEKQKIRINKKGGGRPKKLTLEEEICLCVFYLRHLPTFEILGLQFSVSKTEANDTFNYWIKILRKILPSSLIEGARKDREELAVVKEMLAEYELIVDSWEQPRERPEDNQVQKEYYSGKKKQHTFKGQVITLPSGKDLVDVEVGKQGKTSDISIFREQQKKFNIEQKFTGDKGYQGGINIKIPQKKPRGKELTDLQKEVNKEISSERIYVEHVIRLIKIFRAAKERFRMKGNKYEEVILTICGLVRLRLGTLILAV; this is encoded by the coding sequence ATGAAAAATCCACTAGAATATATTGAAAACTATCCAGAACGAACAAAGCAAATTATCGGAATTAATTACGAGCAGTGGTCGGCATTAGTAGAGATTGCAAAAATTGAGGAAGAAAGATTAAGATTGGCACATGAAAAACAAAAGATTAGGATTAATAAAAAAGGAGGAGGGAGACCTAAAAAACTCACCTTAGAGGAAGAAATATGTTTGTGTGTATTTTATCTAAGGCATTTGCCGACATTTGAAATCCTAGGGTTGCAATTTAGTGTTTCCAAAACAGAAGCGAATGATACATTTAATTACTGGATAAAAATCCTGAGAAAAATACTACCATCTAGCCTAATAGAGGGAGCAAGAAAAGACCGAGAAGAATTGGCAGTGGTGAAAGAAATGCTCGCCGAGTATGAGTTGATTGTAGATAGTTGGGAACAGCCGAGAGAAAGACCTGAAGACAATCAGGTGCAGAAAGAATATTATTCAGGAAAGAAAAAGCAACACACATTTAAAGGGCAGGTAATTACATTACCATCAGGAAAAGATTTAGTCGATGTAGAGGTGGGCAAACAAGGTAAGACTAGTGATATTAGTATATTTAGAGAACAGCAAAAGAAATTTAATATTGAGCAGAAATTTACCGGAGACAAAGGATATCAAGGTGGTATTAATATCAAAATTCCTCAGAAGAAGCCAAGAGGAAAAGAATTAACAGATCTACAAAAAGAGGTGAACAAGGAAATATCTAGTGAAAGAATATATGTAGAACATGTCATTCGCCTAATCAAGATATTTAGGGCGGCCAAAGAAAGATTCCGGATGAAGGGGAATAAATATGAAGAAGTAATACTAACAATATGTGGATTAGTTAGATTGCGACTGGGAACATTGATTTTAGCAGTTTGA
- a CDS encoding helix-turn-helix domain-containing protein, whose amino-acid sequence MTTTIDKKKYLDLLDTADISPKVIETEDEYDRFLAVAQMLMHKRGNRTPEDTALLMLVVRLIEDYESIHHNLDDWEKSTPNELLRHIMTVSGTRNVDLIGIIGSSGVVSEVVNGKRTISREQAKSLGKFFKLSPGLFI is encoded by the coding sequence ATGACGACTACTATTGATAAGAAAAAATATCTAGATCTATTGGATACAGCCGATATCAGCCCCAAGGTAATCGAGACTGAGGACGAATACGATCGGTTTCTAGCTGTGGCTCAGATGTTAATGCACAAGCGGGGCAATCGCACACCAGAAGATACAGCATTGCTGATGTTAGTAGTGAGACTAATCGAAGATTACGAGTCGATTCACCACAATCTAGATGATTGGGAAAAATCCACACCGAATGAACTGCTACGTCACATCATGACTGTCAGCGGTACTCGCAATGTCGATCTAATTGGCATCATTGGGAGTAGCGGCGTAGTGTCTGAGGTTGTGAATGGTAAGCGTACTATCAGCCGCGAACAGGCGAAGAGCTTGGGTAAGTTCTTTAAATTATCACCAGGGCTATTTATCTAA
- the crtR gene encoding beta-carotene hydroxylase, protein MSEAQQPLRVPREFLGPPDDLNPNVFMFFGAIALVTISTIGYWQWQLPGWCCFGFNVLALHMAGTVIHDASHNSAHPNRVANAIMGHGSALMLGFAFPVFTRVHIQHHANVNDPDNDPDHYVSTGGPLWMIAARFFYHEIYFFQRKLWRKNELLEWFLSRLVVGLVIYWACQHGYTAYVFDFWFSPALVVGIALGLFFDYLPHRPFKERDRWKNARVYPGPILNILIFGQNYHLIHHLWPSIPWYKYQSAYQATKPLLESKGCHQSLGLLQGKDFLHFVYDIFLGIRFHHKPKPVSQEASDP, encoded by the coding sequence ATGTCGGAGGCGCAGCAGCCCCTCAGAGTCCCTAGGGAATTTTTGGGACCGCCTGATGACTTGAATCCCAACGTCTTCATGTTCTTTGGCGCAATTGCTTTAGTGACGATCTCGACGATCGGCTATTGGCAATGGCAGTTACCAGGTTGGTGTTGCTTCGGCTTCAATGTCTTGGCTTTACATATGGCAGGTACCGTGATTCACGATGCTTCTCATAATTCCGCTCATCCCAATCGGGTGGCAAATGCAATTATGGGACATGGTAGTGCATTGATGCTCGGATTTGCATTTCCAGTCTTTACGCGCGTACACATCCAGCACCATGCCAACGTTAACGATCCCGATAACGATCCGGATCATTACGTCTCAACAGGTGGCCCCCTCTGGATGATTGCCGCGAGATTTTTTTATCACGAAATCTACTTTTTCCAGCGCAAACTGTGGCGGAAAAACGAACTTCTAGAATGGTTTCTCAGTAGGCTGGTAGTAGGATTGGTCATTTATTGGGCTTGTCAACACGGTTATACTGCCTACGTTTTTGATTTTTGGTTTTCACCAGCATTAGTCGTCGGCATCGCACTGGGGCTGTTTTTCGATTATCTACCCCATCGTCCCTTCAAAGAGCGCGATCGGTGGAAAAATGCTCGCGTTTATCCAGGGCCGATTTTGAACATCCTCATTTTCGGCCAAAATTATCACTTGATCCACCATTTATGGCCGTCGATTCCCTGGTATAAGTATCAATCAGCCTACCAGGCAACCAAACCATTACTGGAATCAAAAGGATGCCATCAATCGCTAGGATTATTGCAGGGTAAAGATTTTCTTCACTTTGTTTATGACATCTTTTTAGGCATTAGGTTTCACCACAAACCCAAGCCAGTGAGTCAGGAGGCGAGCGATCCTTAG
- the purF gene encoding amidophosphoribosyltransferase — MIPDDCDPNADLCADLVLPNDDNAVDKPEEACGVFGIYAPGQEVAKLTYFGLYALQHRGQESAGIATFDGQQLHEHRDMGLVSHVFNPEILEQLPGQLAIGHTRYSTTGSSRRCNAQPVIVDTILGQLALAHNGNLVNTGALRDYLVARGCEPSTTIDSEMIALIIREEVNAGKGWIDATIAACSQCVGAFSLTIATPDGIMAIRDPYGIRPLVLGVMPDRVSHYVVASETCALDIIGADYERDVKPGELLWITEKGIEAIDWAPKAQPKLCIFEMIYFARPDSWVNEESLYSYRMRLGKQLAKESFQDADIVIGVPDSGIPAAIGFSEVSGIPYAEGLIKNRYVGRTFIQPTQEMRESGIRMKLNPLRDVLNGKRVIVIDDSIVRGTTSRKLVKALRDAGATEIHMRISSPPVTHPCFYGIDTDTQDQLIAATKSVAEIAQQIGVDTLAYLSWEGMLVATNQNPKNFCSACFTGDYPVEIPDGVKKSKLMLEMGARG; from the coding sequence ATGATTCCTGACGATTGCGACCCGAACGCCGATCTTTGTGCCGATCTCGTTCTACCTAATGATGATAACGCTGTCGATAAACCTGAAGAAGCCTGTGGGGTGTTTGGGATTTACGCGCCTGGACAAGAAGTTGCCAAATTAACCTATTTTGGTCTGTACGCACTCCAGCATCGCGGCCAAGAATCGGCGGGAATTGCTACTTTTGATGGCCAGCAGCTTCACGAGCATCGCGATATGGGACTGGTGTCTCATGTCTTCAATCCAGAGATTTTAGAGCAGTTACCAGGGCAGCTTGCGATCGGACATACTCGCTACTCAACTACCGGATCGAGTCGCCGTTGTAACGCCCAACCAGTAATTGTCGATACGATTCTAGGCCAACTTGCCCTAGCACATAATGGTAATCTCGTCAATACTGGGGCGTTGCGAGATTATCTAGTTGCCAGAGGGTGCGAACCGAGCACGACGATCGATTCAGAAATGATTGCGTTGATAATTCGGGAAGAAGTCAATGCGGGTAAAGGCTGGATCGATGCTACCATCGCAGCTTGTAGCCAGTGCGTAGGTGCTTTTAGCTTAACTATCGCCACTCCCGACGGGATTATGGCCATCCGCGATCCTTATGGCATTCGTCCGCTAGTATTGGGAGTGATGCCCGATCGTGTCAGTCATTATGTTGTAGCTTCCGAAACCTGCGCGCTAGACATCATCGGAGCTGACTACGAACGTGATGTCAAACCGGGCGAACTCTTGTGGATAACCGAGAAAGGGATCGAAGCGATTGATTGGGCACCAAAAGCGCAGCCGAAACTGTGTATCTTTGAAATGATTTATTTTGCCCGTCCTGACAGTTGGGTAAATGAAGAGAGCTTGTATAGCTATCGGATGCGGTTGGGCAAACAATTAGCCAAAGAATCCTTTCAGGATGCCGATATCGTCATTGGTGTACCTGATTCGGGCATTCCAGCCGCGATCGGATTTTCTGAGGTATCGGGGATTCCCTATGCCGAAGGACTAATTAAAAATCGTTACGTTGGACGGACATTCATCCAACCCACCCAAGAAATGCGGGAATCGGGGATTCGGATGAAATTAAACCCGCTCCGAGATGTCTTAAATGGCAAACGGGTAATTGTGATCGATGATTCGATCGTGCGTGGAACTACCAGTCGAAAACTAGTCAAAGCTTTACGCGATGCTGGCGCGACCGAAATCCACATGCGGATCTCATCGCCGCCTGTCACGCATCCTTGTTTTTACGGCATCGATACCGATACCCAAGATCAACTAATTGCTGCTACCAAATCTGTTGCCGAAATCGCCCAACAAATCGGTGTTGATACCCTTGCCTATTTATCGTGGGAAGGGATGTTAGTCGCCACCAACCAGAATCCTAAGAATTTCTGTTCGGCTTGTTTTACGGGCGATTATCCAGTCGAAATTCCCGATGGCGTGAAAAAATCTAAGCTGATGTTGGAAATGGGTGCTAGAGGGTAG
- a CDS encoding type II toxin-antitoxin system HigB family toxin: protein MHLITIRNLRQDAAPYPDVQKQLNDWNDIVKGANWQSLIDVQTIYRDAEAVGNFTVFNIKGNKYRLIVSIDYEAQLIYYKYFLTHAEYDKENWKNDDYY from the coding sequence ATGCACCTAATCACTATCCGCAATCTCCGCCAAGATGCGGCACCATACCCCGATGTACAGAAACAGCTAAATGACTGGAACGACATTGTTAAGGGTGCAAATTGGCAGAGTTTAATCGATGTTCAGACCATCTATAGAGATGCTGAGGCGGTGGGTAACTTCACTGTTTTCAACATCAAGGGGAATAAGTACCGCTTGATAGTATCGATCGACTATGAAGCCCAGCTAATCTACTACAAATATTTCCTAACTCACGCTGAATACGATAAGGAGAATTGGAAAAATGACGACTACTATTGA
- a CDS encoding WD40 repeat domain-containing protein: MSNSLHWLDLSEYLAIAVAVVGTIAAAASSTWIYAVVPIIASLILNAINRWRLHQALRLHDRNLERKLDGELQQQGEVLQQEIAQARSFATALVKQTMAAQSNTPVALGATNGRDVSLLEQKFDTHKQLMQSMQEHVSGVEGSLKDVVDLLESNALTERVEYLERHLTQMSAQLGFEPTELTRSPAPNIKTNFGDDTGVDITPLLEMISEDLMSSELIPESLSSGDLSGDLWSKPTWDLQQTINAHDDWVRCLSFTPDGSKLASGSFDKTIKVWQLDTGTALHTLTDRLKGVFALAVSSDGKLLASGSWDDTVELWNLETGTLLKNLSQHQASVRSLAISADSQTLISGSFDRTIVLWHLPDGTVTNTIATLEPVAAIALSPDGKFLASTGDDGTIEIWSLTSGQLIIKSSGNQNCIGSLAIGADSRTIAAGTVNGYLIFWKLDNIETDRQPQFELTQTIKAHAGQINACVFSPDGEYAITGSVDGKAKVWYRGADRQFHDKARSILKGDPGRSVMSVAIAPSGKQIAIGGADGTIQLWQRV; this comes from the coding sequence ATGTCAAATTCTCTGCATTGGCTAGACCTGAGTGAATATCTAGCGATCGCTGTAGCCGTAGTCGGTACCATCGCCGCCGCTGCATCCTCGACGTGGATTTACGCAGTAGTGCCCATCATCGCAAGTCTGATTCTCAATGCGATCAATCGGTGGCGATTGCATCAAGCTCTCCGCCTGCACGATCGCAATTTAGAACGCAAGCTCGATGGCGAACTTCAACAACAAGGCGAAGTTCTCCAGCAAGAAATCGCCCAAGCACGCAGCTTTGCCACCGCTCTAGTCAAACAAACGATGGCCGCTCAATCAAACACGCCAGTCGCGCTGGGTGCCACTAATGGTCGAGATGTAAGTCTGCTGGAGCAGAAATTTGATACCCACAAGCAACTAATGCAATCGATGCAGGAGCACGTTAGCGGCGTTGAAGGCAGTCTCAAAGATGTCGTCGATTTGCTCGAAAGTAACGCCCTGACGGAACGCGTCGAATACTTAGAACGCCATCTGACCCAGATGTCCGCACAACTAGGCTTCGAGCCGACCGAATTAACTCGATCTCCGGCTCCTAATATCAAGACCAATTTTGGCGATGATACTGGGGTCGATATTACGCCACTATTGGAAATGATTTCGGAAGACTTGATGTCGAGCGAGTTAATTCCCGAAAGTCTCAGCTCTGGAGATTTGAGCGGCGATCTGTGGTCGAAACCGACATGGGATCTCCAGCAGACAATTAACGCCCACGATGATTGGGTGCGCTGTTTGAGCTTTACTCCCGATGGCTCGAAGCTAGCTAGCGGCAGTTTTGACAAAACGATTAAAGTCTGGCAACTCGATACTGGAACAGCACTTCATACGCTCACAGATCGACTTAAAGGAGTATTTGCACTGGCTGTCAGCTCCGATGGTAAACTCCTGGCTAGCGGTAGTTGGGATGATACGGTCGAATTATGGAATCTCGAAACTGGCACTCTGCTCAAAAACCTCAGCCAGCACCAAGCCTCGGTGAGGTCGCTGGCAATTAGTGCCGACAGTCAAACTTTAATTAGCGGCAGTTTCGATCGGACGATCGTCCTATGGCATCTCCCCGATGGTACGGTTACCAACACGATCGCCACGCTCGAGCCAGTAGCCGCGATCGCGCTGAGTCCCGATGGGAAATTTCTCGCCAGTACGGGGGATGATGGAACGATCGAGATTTGGTCGTTGACTTCTGGGCAATTAATTATTAAGTCTAGCGGCAATCAAAATTGTATCGGTTCGCTAGCGATCGGTGCGGATTCCCGCACGATCGCCGCTGGCACGGTTAATGGCTATTTAATCTTCTGGAAGCTCGACAACATCGAAACCGATCGACAACCACAGTTCGAGCTGACTCAGACGATTAAAGCTCATGCCGGACAAATAAATGCTTGCGTGTTTAGCCCAGATGGTGAATATGCGATTACGGGCAGCGTCGATGGCAAAGCTAAGGTGTGGTATCGCGGTGCAGATCGCCAATTCCACGATAAAGCGCGCAGTATCCTTAAAGGCGATCCGGGTCGGTCGGTGATGTCTGTGGCAATTGCGCCTAGTGGCAAACAAATTGCCATTGGCGGAGCTGATGGGACGATCCAACTTTGGCAGCGAGTGTAA